A single window of Paenibacillus sp. FSL H8-0537 DNA harbors:
- a CDS encoding DUF4910 domain-containing protein yields MDKVKELEAMDKLFDRLFPICRSITGEGLRETIEILSEYMPLEVFGEPTGKQAFDWEIPKEWVIRDGWLKAPDGRKLADFKSSNLQILNYSTPVQTKLSLAELEGHLFSIPHLPEAVPYVTSYYKERWGFCLPHCEREQLVEGEYEAYIDSEHIDGELNYAHSVLPGETDREVLISTYICHPSMANNELSGPLVAAFLYNRIAKWSKRRYTYRFVFVPETIGSIAYLHRFGTEMKQNTQAGLVLTCLGGPEPLNYKLSRSGANPLDHIWQQLLERGELEGKTRPFTPAFGSDERQYCSPGFNLPVGQMARTVYGLYDGYHNSLDTKEAMTIEALQRSVEELERLLELNEAEGYYVNRSPYGEVKLDKHGLYPDINSPINRSQSSNEVMDNRRQLNIILTILNYADGEHTLTEIAELCRSSIAAILPFIEQLKEKGIIEGPYAEKGRLFK; encoded by the coding sequence GTGGATAAAGTAAAAGAATTGGAAGCAATGGACAAGCTATTCGACCGTCTTTTTCCCATATGCCGAAGCATTACAGGAGAAGGGCTGCGCGAAACTATCGAAATCTTGTCAGAATATATGCCTCTAGAGGTATTTGGTGAGCCGACGGGAAAGCAGGCATTCGATTGGGAAATACCGAAGGAATGGGTCATTCGTGATGGCTGGTTAAAGGCGCCGGATGGACGCAAGCTTGCAGATTTTAAGAGCAGCAATTTGCAAATTCTCAATTACAGCACGCCAGTCCAAACAAAGCTTTCGCTGGCTGAGCTGGAAGGACATTTATTTTCGATTCCTCATCTGCCAGAGGCTGTTCCTTATGTTACCTCCTACTACAAAGAGCGCTGGGGTTTTTGTCTGCCGCATTGCGAGAGGGAGCAGTTGGTAGAAGGAGAGTACGAAGCATACATAGATAGTGAGCATATTGACGGAGAGCTTAATTACGCCCACTCTGTGCTTCCAGGCGAAACGGATCGAGAGGTGTTGATTAGCACCTACATTTGTCATCCATCGATGGCTAACAACGAATTAAGTGGACCTCTTGTTGCTGCATTTTTATATAATCGGATTGCTAAATGGAGCAAGCGCCGTTATACATACCGTTTTGTTTTTGTGCCGGAGACGATTGGCAGCATTGCTTATTTACATCGTTTTGGTACAGAAATGAAGCAAAATACACAAGCAGGCCTAGTATTAACCTGCTTAGGAGGGCCCGAGCCGTTAAACTATAAGCTCTCACGCTCGGGTGCTAATCCATTGGATCACATATGGCAACAGCTTCTTGAAAGGGGAGAATTGGAGGGGAAAACTCGCCCATTCACCCCGGCTTTTGGATCGGATGAGCGTCAATATTGCTCTCCAGGCTTCAATCTCCCTGTTGGCCAGATGGCCCGCACGGTATATGGGCTTTATGATGGCTATCATAATTCCTTGGATACGAAAGAAGCTATGACCATTGAAGCGCTGCAGCGCAGTGTGGAGGAATTGGAGCGGCTGTTGGAGTTGAATGAAGCAGAAGGTTATTATGTAAACCGTTCACCTTATGGTGAGGTTAAACTAGATAAGCATGGTCTGTATCCGGATATTAATTCACCCATTAATCGTTCCCAGTCGTCCAATGAAGTTATGGACAACCGCAGACAGCTGAATATTATATTAACGATACTCAACTATGCAGATGGCGAGCATACTTTGACTGAAATTGCCGAATTGTGCCGATCCAGTATTGCTGCAATTCTCCCGTTCATCGAGCAATTAAAGGAAAAAGGAATTATTGAAGGTCCATACGCAGAGAAAGGAAGGCTGTTCAAATGA
- the pseI gene encoding pseudaminic acid synthase translates to MKDIHILDRIIGKTHKPFLIAEMSGNHNQSLERALAIVDAAADAGADALKLQTYTADTMTLNIHEGDFFISSSDNLWQGTSLYKLYQEAYTPWEWHKPIFDRCRERGMIAFSTPFDASAVDFLEELDVPAYKIASFENTDIPLIRKVAATGKPVIISTGMASIAELDETVRAAKEAGCDNLILLKCTSTYPASPANTNIATIPHLEKLFQCQVGLSDHTMGVGVSVASVALGATVIEKHFTLSRADGGVDSTFSLEPEEFKALSIETERAWQAIGGVVYGATQAEQDSRNYRRSLYIAEDVKAGEAFTEQNVRAIRPGLGLPTKYMELILGKQARTDLKKGTPLSWDIL, encoded by the coding sequence ATGAAAGACATTCACATTTTGGACCGCATAATTGGGAAAACACATAAGCCATTTTTAATTGCCGAGATGTCGGGTAATCATAATCAATCACTTGAGCGTGCACTGGCTATAGTGGATGCAGCGGCCGATGCTGGGGCAGATGCACTCAAGTTGCAAACCTACACAGCGGATACGATGACGCTCAATATTCACGAAGGCGATTTTTTCATTTCCAGCTCCGATAATTTGTGGCAGGGCACTTCGCTTTATAAACTGTATCAAGAAGCATACACGCCTTGGGAGTGGCATAAGCCAATCTTTGATCGCTGCCGCGAGCGTGGCATGATTGCGTTCAGCACACCGTTTGATGCGAGCGCCGTTGATTTTCTGGAAGAGCTGGACGTGCCGGCTTATAAAATTGCTTCATTTGAAAATACAGATATTCCGCTGATCCGCAAGGTAGCGGCAACAGGTAAACCCGTCATTATCTCGACAGGGATGGCTTCTATCGCTGAATTGGATGAAACAGTGAGAGCGGCGAAAGAAGCAGGCTGCGATAATCTTATTTTATTAAAATGTACCAGTACATACCCTGCCTCGCCAGCTAACACGAATATAGCAACAATTCCGCATCTGGAGAAGCTGTTTCAATGCCAAGTAGGGCTCTCCGACCATACAATGGGTGTCGGAGTTTCCGTCGCGAGCGTGGCGCTTGGCGCAACTGTTATCGAAAAGCATTTTACACTGTCACGGGCTGATGGAGGAGTGGATTCGACATTCTCTTTAGAGCCGGAGGAGTTTAAGGCGCTTTCCATTGAGACGGAGCGTGCTTGGCAGGCAATTGGCGGTGTAGTTTACGGCGCAACGCAGGCGGAGCAGGATTCCAGAAATTATCGCCGCTCCTTATACATTGCAGAAGATGTGAAGGCAGGAGAGGCGTTTACAGAGCAAAATGTAAGAGCGATAAGGCCGGGGCTAGGCCTTCCAACCAAATATATGGAACTGATTCTAGGCAAACAAGCAAGAACGGACCTCAAGAAAGGTACCCCGTTATCATGGGATATCCTCTAG
- a CDS encoding methionyl-tRNA formyltransferase encodes MKLIFLTGSHPRHLHIAKRLHEEGLLQALLIEKREELMPNPHPSWSELDQHNFVRHFSDRQSAEEQAFGEADLKVFEGIPVREVTIDQLNSSETRQWVIEQNPQAVVSYGVHKLDEETLSVFPEISWNIHGGLSPWYRGNITLFWPFYFLKPNWAGMTIHQLTSQLDGGAVIHHSVPELHRGEGLHDVACNAVKQAAEDLIHLFNKMGEGQSFKAIPQRSSGKLFTSKDWAPQHLRLVYNTFNNDIVDRYLDGELGHEEPKLVRAF; translated from the coding sequence ATGAAATTGATTTTTCTGACGGGGTCCCATCCGCGGCATTTGCATATTGCAAAACGTTTGCATGAAGAGGGGCTGCTGCAAGCATTATTGATTGAAAAACGTGAAGAGCTAATGCCCAATCCGCACCCTAGCTGGTCGGAGCTGGATCAACATAATTTCGTTCGCCATTTTTCGGATCGTCAGAGCGCGGAAGAGCAGGCATTTGGGGAAGCTGATCTCAAAGTATTTGAAGGCATACCCGTGCGTGAGGTAACTATAGATCAATTAAATAGCAGTGAGACTAGACAATGGGTGATTGAGCAAAATCCCCAGGCTGTAGTGAGCTATGGGGTTCATAAGCTTGACGAAGAGACGCTGAGCGTTTTCCCGGAAATATCCTGGAATATACATGGAGGCTTATCTCCTTGGTATCGTGGGAATATTACGCTTTTCTGGCCATTCTATTTCCTTAAGCCGAACTGGGCGGGTATGACGATTCACCAACTGACTTCCCAATTGGATGGGGGAGCCGTCATTCATCATTCTGTGCCTGAGCTGCACCGGGGGGAAGGTCTGCATGATGTTGCCTGTAATGCGGTTAAGCAGGCTGCCGAGGATCTCATCCACCTTTTTAATAAGATGGGTGAAGGTCAATCGTTTAAAGCAATTCCGCAGCGCTCCAGCGGCAAGCTGTTTACATCGAAAGATTGGGCTCCACAGCATTTAAGGCTGGTATATAACACATTTAATAATGATATCGTTGATCGTTATTTGGACGGAGAGCTAGGCCATGAAGAACCTAAGCTTGTTAGAGCTTTTTAA
- a CDS encoding GDP-mannose 4,6-dehydratase — MNILLTGGAGFIGRWVAKQLLEDGHNLWIIDDLSNGREANIEEFRQHSRLERFIEGSILDESLLKQLFEEHKFDICYHLGASINVQDSIDDPRTTFNNDTIGTFHVLEQARKHNVKVVFMSTCMVYDRCTEESGIAEHHPIKPASPYAGAKIAAENMVLSYYHAYGLPTVVIRPFNTYGPFQKTGGEGGVVAIFLKNKLAGKDLNIYGEGTQTRDLLYVADCARFVVEAGYSDKVNGEIVNAGLGRDISVNELAKLVLEGDESRIHHVEHIHPQSEIQKLLCNSSKAFGLLGWKPEVTLEEGIKRTEDWIRVTDLI; from the coding sequence GTGAATATATTGCTGACCGGCGGAGCTGGTTTTATTGGAAGATGGGTAGCCAAGCAACTGCTTGAGGATGGCCACAACTTATGGATTATTGATGATTTATCTAATGGCAGGGAAGCGAATATTGAGGAATTTCGCCAGCATTCGCGTCTGGAGCGTTTCATTGAGGGGTCAATACTCGACGAGTCTTTGCTGAAGCAGCTTTTCGAAGAACATAAATTCGACATTTGCTATCATCTTGGCGCATCTATAAATGTACAGGATTCTATAGATGATCCTCGCACTACCTTCAACAATGATACAATTGGAACCTTTCATGTGCTGGAGCAGGCTCGTAAGCATAATGTCAAAGTCGTATTTATGAGCACCTGCATGGTTTATGACCGTTGTACAGAAGAGAGCGGAATTGCAGAGCATCATCCGATCAAACCGGCTTCGCCTTATGCAGGCGCCAAAATTGCTGCTGAAAATATGGTACTGTCGTATTATCATGCATACGGTTTGCCGACGGTTGTTATACGTCCATTTAATACCTATGGTCCGTTTCAGAAGACCGGAGGCGAAGGCGGAGTTGTAGCTATTTTCTTAAAGAACAAGCTAGCAGGCAAAGATTTGAATATATACGGGGAAGGTACGCAGACGCGTGACCTGCTGTATGTGGCGGACTGTGCGAGATTTGTCGTTGAAGCAGGCTATTCCGATAAAGTGAACGGCGAAATCGTCAATGCGGGCTTGGGCCGTGACATTTCGGTTAATGAATTGGCGAAGCTCGTGCTGGAGGGGGATGAATCCCGTATCCACCATGTTGAGCATATCCATCCGCAGAGTGAAATTCAGAAGCTGCTTTGCAACTCATCCAAAGCCTTTGGGCTGCTTGGCTGGAAGCCAGAGGTGACTCTGGAAGAAGGGATTAAGCGGACAGAGGACTGGATTCGCGTAACGGATTTGATTTAA